The following proteins come from a genomic window of Amaranthus tricolor cultivar Red isolate AtriRed21 chromosome 14, ASM2621246v1, whole genome shotgun sequence:
- the LOC130800063 gene encoding rho-N domain-containing protein 1, chloroplastic-like isoform X1 gives MHLVMSRTLNILPNNLQGYGPSDSTSLPCLGVSGRAVSVSTCPRTECKRAQVKITLPKCSLKHFSLICMASTGGHRRNPDFSRQNRSGYSRNRNRLNEERDNSENLDESEFLSTKNGPLLSLSNSPKSRASSVRPREREIVDLFRKVQAQLRQRAANKEDKKFESVKGQNRERETVDSLLKLLRKHSVEQGKQKVDGGSVNEFSFDLPRQSGQSNEDKSKDFFDSGVIREEPQETNKPSFSRPPSAFRRRSPVPRVKYEPIMSASDLDVKTYETLSEPCHDPESDFDLGPDMDLVSGLELEQEVEKEEEVEAELAMKAENVDEPTVGKPSEAEFYDAEEDEYDENKAKEHAGLNDLSNMKLSELRSLAKARGMKGFSKLKKLELVELLSDDPI, from the exons ATGCATTTAGTCATGTCTCGAACTCTAAACATCCTCCCCAATAACCTTCAAG GCTATGGACCATCTGATAGCACATCTCTTCCCTGTCTGGGAGTTTCTGGAAGGGCAGTCAGCGTATCAACTTGTCCTCGTACAGAATGTAAAAGAGCTCAAGTGAAAATAACATTACCAAAGTGTTCTCTGAAGCACTTTTCTTTGATCTGCATGGCAAGTACTGGTGGCCATAGAAGAAATCCAGATTTCTCCAGGCAGAATAGGTCGGGGTACTCTCGAAATAGGAATCGATTGAATGAAGAGAGGGATAACTCCGAGAACCTTGATGAATCCGAGTTCTTATCAACCAAAAATGGGCCGCTGCTTTCTCTTTCCAATAGCCCAAAGTCTCGAGCCTCTTCTGTTCGACCTAGAGAAAGGGAAATTGTTGATCTATTTAGGAAGGTTCAGGCTCAACTTCGCCAACGAGCAGCCAACAAGGAAGATAAGAAGTTTGAATCCGTCAAAGGACAAAATAGAGAGCGCGAAACAGTCGACTCTTTGCTGAAGCTTTTGAGGAAGCATTCAGTAGAGCAGGGTAAACAAAAAGTTGATGGCGGCAGTGTCAATGAATTCAGTTTTGATCTTCCGAGACAGAGTGGACAATCCAATGAAGATAAGAGCAAAGATTTCTTTGATTCCGGTGTTATAAGGGAAGAGCCTCAAGAAACCAATAAGCCTTCATTTAGCCGACCTCCATCCGCCTTCAGGCGCAGGTCTCCTGTTCCTAGGGTAAAATATGAGCCCATTATGTCTGCTTCGGATCTGGATGTTAAGACTTATGAGACTCTTTCTGAACCCTGTCATGATCCTGAATCCGACTTCGATCTGGGGCCGGATATGGATCTGGTATCTGGGTTAGAACTCGAACAAGAGGTGGAGAAAGAGGAAGAGGTTGAGGCAGAGTTGGCAATGAAAGCTGAGAATGTAGACGAACCTACAGTTGGTAAGCCGTCAGAGGCTGAGTTCTATGATGCTGAAGAAGATGAGTATGACGAGAACAAAGCAAAAGAGCATGCTGGACTCAACGACTTGAGCAATATGAAGCTATCAGAGTTGAGATCGCTCGCAAAAGCTAGAGGCATGAAAGGTTTCTCAAAGTTGAAGAAATTAGAGCTTGTTGAGCTGCTCAGTGATGATCCCATATGA
- the LOC130800063 gene encoding rho-N domain-containing protein 1, chloroplastic-like isoform X2, with product MASTGGHRRNPDFSRQNRSGYSRNRNRLNEERDNSENLDESEFLSTKNGPLLSLSNSPKSRASSVRPREREIVDLFRKVQAQLRQRAANKEDKKFESVKGQNRERETVDSLLKLLRKHSVEQGKQKVDGGSVNEFSFDLPRQSGQSNEDKSKDFFDSGVIREEPQETNKPSFSRPPSAFRRRSPVPRVKYEPIMSASDLDVKTYETLSEPCHDPESDFDLGPDMDLVSGLELEQEVEKEEEVEAELAMKAENVDEPTVGKPSEAEFYDAEEDEYDENKAKEHAGLNDLSNMKLSELRSLAKARGMKGFSKLKKLELVELLSDDPI from the coding sequence ATGGCAAGTACTGGTGGCCATAGAAGAAATCCAGATTTCTCCAGGCAGAATAGGTCGGGGTACTCTCGAAATAGGAATCGATTGAATGAAGAGAGGGATAACTCCGAGAACCTTGATGAATCCGAGTTCTTATCAACCAAAAATGGGCCGCTGCTTTCTCTTTCCAATAGCCCAAAGTCTCGAGCCTCTTCTGTTCGACCTAGAGAAAGGGAAATTGTTGATCTATTTAGGAAGGTTCAGGCTCAACTTCGCCAACGAGCAGCCAACAAGGAAGATAAGAAGTTTGAATCCGTCAAAGGACAAAATAGAGAGCGCGAAACAGTCGACTCTTTGCTGAAGCTTTTGAGGAAGCATTCAGTAGAGCAGGGTAAACAAAAAGTTGATGGCGGCAGTGTCAATGAATTCAGTTTTGATCTTCCGAGACAGAGTGGACAATCCAATGAAGATAAGAGCAAAGATTTCTTTGATTCCGGTGTTATAAGGGAAGAGCCTCAAGAAACCAATAAGCCTTCATTTAGCCGACCTCCATCCGCCTTCAGGCGCAGGTCTCCTGTTCCTAGGGTAAAATATGAGCCCATTATGTCTGCTTCGGATCTGGATGTTAAGACTTATGAGACTCTTTCTGAACCCTGTCATGATCCTGAATCCGACTTCGATCTGGGGCCGGATATGGATCTGGTATCTGGGTTAGAACTCGAACAAGAGGTGGAGAAAGAGGAAGAGGTTGAGGCAGAGTTGGCAATGAAAGCTGAGAATGTAGACGAACCTACAGTTGGTAAGCCGTCAGAGGCTGAGTTCTATGATGCTGAAGAAGATGAGTATGACGAGAACAAAGCAAAAGAGCATGCTGGACTCAACGACTTGAGCAATATGAAGCTATCAGAGTTGAGATCGCTCGCAAAAGCTAGAGGCATGAAAGGTTTCTCAAAGTTGAAGAAATTAGAGCTTGTTGAGCTGCTCAGTGATGATCCCATATGA